The sequence GTCTTCACTGACAATGCCCGGGTCAGTTGGCCCCGGATCGAGGACGAGGTGGCCACAAGCGTCGACGCTAAGGGGGTCTTCGTTGCGCGCCGTCCATCCTTCGGCCGTGCTGTTGAAGTTCCACCGCAGTGCGGCCACCGGCTGGGGCACAAGCAGGAGCAGCGTTAGCCAGAGGAACGTCATTGTTCTGGAACACACGACCTGTGGGAGTGCAGTCATTGCATGCGAACGCTTGCGTGGCATGTGGGCGCCTGACCAGCTCACATTACATCCAACACCGGTGCGTCGAAAAGCTTCCATCTCAAGTTCTCGTTGCAGAAATCGGCGCTTGAGCGAGCAAGTTCTGCACGCGCAATCATCATGCTCCCGAACTCGGCCCGCACCGGTGCACCCCTCCGGGATGAAACGGGATGATCACCAGCGGCCCAGCCGGCAGCAGTTCCCGCCAGATCATCGACCCCACCGTGAACGGCAGGCTCGATCGCACGACGAAGTCCACTGCCTTCCCGTCGATCCACGTCTGCACCCAGAAGCTCTGCGCGGTCGGTCTCAGCGGTTCGACGTGTGAGCGGCGCGTCCAGATCTCTTCGCCGCGAATCCGTTCGCGCTCGATCCGGACCGCGCCGTAGTCGCAGAAGATCAGGGGGCGATCGAACAACTTGAACGAGAGGATGAAGTTCGTTGGTGCAACGTCGGCCAGCGGCTTTTCCAAGCGCACCTCGAAGTACACGTACTCAGCCCGGTCTTGATCCGGGCGGGTCACGCGGCGGTGTTTGCGCTGCGGGTCCGTCGGCAGGCCGAAGTGGCAGTATCCCAGCACGTTGGAGAACTGCTCGATGAAAGCGTAGGTCCGTTCTCGAAACGGTCTCGCGTACAGCAACCGCCGCGTCCACTCCTCCGTCCGGCGGCGGTGCCTGGCGCTGACACCCGCTACAACCTCTCCCAGCGGCTTGTTGAAGGCCGCCGCCAGGCGGCGGGCGACACTCAGCGTGGGCGCGATCTTCCCGCCAAGGTACCGTGAGACAGAGCTGGGATGCAGCGGGGCGCCGCGTCGGGATCGCACCCTTCCCGCGACCCCGGAGAGCTTCTGCCCATCCACTTCCTCGCGGAAGCTTTCCGCAAGCTCCACGCGGATGTCCGGGTCATCCGGGAACTTCGTGATGTCACCAGAATCAGGCCGTGAGTCGTCGAGCGTCTTCACAGGCTGGCGAGCCATACAAACCTCACGAAGGCATACGAACTAGACCAACCTCCATCGCAAACTGCGGCAGTGAGATGTTGCGGGCCGTGACCTCACCCACCGTTATCGTACTGCGGGAGCGCCAAGATGGACGGGTGATACTGCGATTCAAAGTCGTCCGTCAAGGCGCGCATCGGACGAAGGTGTGCTCACGATGGTGGCGAAGACCGTGTCCCGCCCGGCCGTTACCGAAGAAACACTGCGATCACGACACCACGAAAGGACGACACCACGAAAACGCGGAGTCATAGCCACCAACTCCCCGGCTCGTGCGCGCGTGTCCACGTCGCCACACCGTTGCCGTTGGCTGTCACCTGCTGCGAGGCCACGATCGTCCCGTTCTGCGTCACAAAGAACGCCACCGTCGCCCCCGCGCCCGCACTGCCCAGCGTGCATGTGAAGGTCACGTTCTGGTTCGCCGTGACCGGGTTCGGTGAGATGCCGAGGCTCGGGCTGATCGTCACGCAGCTCTGGTTGCTGCACACCTGATTCGTGCCGCAGCTTCCCGTGCACGACCCGCCGCAGCCGTCGGGAGCGCCACCGCACTTGCCGCCGCAGCTCGGCGTGCACGCGCCCGATACAGTGATTGGGCTCGAGTCGTATCCCGTGTTGTTGTTGTCGTTGGTCTCCGTCCAGTACAGCGGCGAGTCGACGTAGGCACCAATGTAGTACGAGCCGGTAGCCCAACTCGGCAGCGGCACGGGCACGTTGACCGGGTACACAAGCCCGCTTTGTAGCCCATCGCGAGGAGCGTCGAAGGTAGTCAACTGCGAGTCCGAAAGGCTGATGGTCGGATCAGTGCTCAATATGATGGAGGTGCGGATGTAAACTCCGGATTGCGTAATGCTCCCGCCCTGATTTCCAACGCGGACGGTGACACTAATGCTCTGGCCTGCCGTTGCGGAACTCGGTCCGTCAACGCCCACAACGATGAAGTCGGGTGTCGCCCAAGCGGGATGCGGCGAGGCGGCGAAGACGGTCGATGCAGTGAAAGCAACGACAAGGGCGCGGACGCAATTGGTCATGTCTTATCTCCCCCGATGGCCGTT is a genomic window of Deltaproteobacteria bacterium containing:
- a CDS encoding helix-turn-helix transcriptional regulator, translating into MARQPVKTLDDSRPDSGDITKFPDDPDIRVELAESFREEVDGQKLSGVAGRVRSRRGAPLHPSSVSRYLGGKIAPTLSVARRLAAAFNKPLGEVVAGVSARHRRRTEEWTRRLLYARPFRERTYAFIEQFSNVLGYCHFGLPTDPQRKHRRVTRPDQDRAEYVYFEVRLEKPLADVAPTNFILSFKLFDRPLIFCDYGAVRIERERIRGEEIWTRRSHVEPLRPTAQSFWVQTWIDGKAVDFVVRSSLPFTVGSMIWRELLPAGPLVIIPFHPGGVHRCGPSSGA